The genomic stretch TCGGCCTCACCTACCCCCAGTACGTGACTGTCGTCGCGCTGTGGGACGAGGAGCAGCTGACGGTCAAAGGCCTGAGCGACAAGCTGTTCCTCGAGCCGAGCACGGTAACGCCGATGCTGAAGCGGCTCGAGGCAATGGGTTATGTAACGCGCACGCGCTCCGGCGAGGACGAACGCGTGGTGCATGTCCGGCTGACCGAGGCCGGCAGGAAGCTGCGCGACAAGGCGCGCGAACTTGCCAAGGTTACCTACGAGGCGACCGGACTGAACCCGGACGAGTTCCGTATCCTGCAGCGCGGCATCACGAACCTGCGCAGCAACCTGATGGAAGCGGCGG from Devosia sp. A16 encodes the following:
- a CDS encoding MarR family winged helix-turn-helix transcriptional regulator, with the protein product MTASRRDDDTFRLADFMCFAVYSANLAYSRVYKPVLEELGLTYPQYVTVVALWDEEQLTVKGLSDKLFLEPSTVTPMLKRLEAMGYVTRTRSGEDERVVHVRLTEAGRKLRDKARELAKVTYEATGLNPDEFRILQRGITNLRSNLMEAAGEA